One Candidatus Kryptoniota bacterium DNA segment encodes these proteins:
- a CDS encoding cytidine/deoxycytidylate deaminase family protein, whose protein sequence is MAKRRVEWHDYFMSIAEQVATRSTCDRKNVGAVIVRDKVILSTGYNGSLRGAPHCDDVGHDMENGHCVRTMHAEANAVAQAAKNGVNINNTEIYVTASPCLNCFKLIANSGITTVYYKEFYRDDRITRYAQEAGVKLIYMGDKTGVPA, encoded by the coding sequence ATGGCAAAAAGAAGAGTCGAATGGCACGATTATTTTATGTCGATAGCCGAACAAGTTGCCACGCGAAGCACGTGCGACAGAAAGAACGTCGGCGCGGTGATAGTGCGGGACAAGGTCATTTTGTCTACCGGCTACAACGGGAGTCTCCGCGGCGCGCCGCATTGCGACGACGTTGGACATGACATGGAGAACGGTCATTGCGTCCGCACGATGCACGCGGAGGCAAATGCAGTCGCACAAGCTGCGAAGAACGGAGTGAACATAAACAATACGGAAATCTATGTCACAGCTTCGCCCTGCCTGAACTGCTTCAAGCTCATAGCAAATAGCGGGATCACGACAGTTTATTACAAAGAATTTTATAGAGACGACAGGATCACAAGGTACGCGCAGGAAGCAGGGGTGAAACTTATTTATATGGGTGATAAGACGGGCGTACCGGCCTGA
- a CDS encoding ABC transporter ATP-binding protein gives MSESITTSNLSKNFGKLRAVREVSLHVNEGEIYGFLGLNGAGKTTTIRMLLGMIRPTSGEARLFQMSASPKNRDLWNRVGYLVEIPYSYPDLTVRENLEIIRRLRSITDPQCVSSIIERLGLEEYADIPARHLSLGNGQRLGLAKALIHEPEMLILDEPANGLDPEGIVEIRRMLKELAAENGVTIFISSHILGEISKFANRIGIIHRGRLLREVDTDKLEGQLRRRLLVSTRDNPKANSLMKKRGLAASVLGDGMLSLEDQKAIANPENVASLLVNGGCPPVMLRVEEEDLESYFLRVIGSTSNRGESSR, from the coding sequence ATGTCTGAATCCATAACCACATCGAACCTCTCCAAGAACTTCGGCAAACTCCGCGCGGTCAGGGAAGTCTCCCTCCATGTGAATGAAGGCGAGATCTACGGCTTCCTTGGACTCAACGGAGCGGGAAAGACGACAACGATTCGCATGCTCCTCGGCATGATCAGGCCCACTTCGGGAGAGGCCCGACTGTTTCAAATGAGTGCCTCACCCAAGAACCGCGACTTATGGAACAGGGTCGGCTATCTCGTCGAGATTCCCTACTCGTATCCGGACCTGACGGTCAGGGAGAACCTGGAAATAATCCGCAGGCTCCGCTCGATCACCGATCCGCAATGTGTCAGTTCGATAATCGAAAGACTCGGTCTCGAGGAGTATGCGGACATACCGGCAAGACATCTTTCGCTCGGAAACGGACAGCGACTTGGGCTCGCGAAGGCACTCATTCACGAGCCGGAAATGCTGATACTGGATGAGCCGGCAAACGGACTCGACCCTGAGGGAATCGTTGAGATCCGCCGGATGCTCAAGGAGCTCGCAGCGGAAAACGGAGTCACGATATTCATATCGAGTCATATTCTCGGAGAGATTTCAAAATTCGCCAATCGCATCGGGATCATACACCGCGGAAGATTACTTCGGGAGGTAGACACGGATAAGCTTGAGGGTCAACTGCGCCGCCGGCTTCTTGTCTCGACAAGAGACAATCCGAAGGCGAATTCGCTCATGAAGAAACGGGGATTAGCGGCATCGGTGCTTGGAGATGGAATGCTGTCTCTGGAGGACCAGAAGGCAATAGCAAACCCTGAGAACGTGGCGTCTCTTCTGGTCAATGGAGGTTGTCCGCCCGTGATGTTGAGAGTAGAAGAAGAGGACCTCGAGTCGTACTTCCTGCGCGTGATCGGCTCAACCAGCAACAGAGGAGAAAGCTCAAGATGA
- a CDS encoding lipocalin family protein, which translates to MEKVVSSALAGVVLMLTGGSVNSQAQSGEVTTVNHVDLKRYIGTWYEIARLPNSFQKQCARNTTATYTLRDDGRIDVLNKCTKSDGDVSQANGVARIVDTTTNAKLEVSFVRFLGIQFFWGDYWIIGLDSEYRYAIVGTPSRKYGWILSRTPALSDEDQRTAFEILRSQGYNPSEFIKTEQTR; encoded by the coding sequence ATGGAGAAGGTTGTTTCAAGCGCTCTCGCTGGAGTCGTGCTGATGCTTACGGGCGGAAGTGTCAACAGCCAGGCGCAATCAGGAGAAGTGACGACGGTTAATCATGTCGATCTGAAAAGATACATCGGTACATGGTATGAGATAGCCAGGTTACCTAATTCCTTTCAGAAGCAATGCGCACGTAACACGACGGCGACATACACGCTTCGTGATGACGGGAGGATCGATGTATTGAACAAATGCACTAAAAGTGATGGGGACGTAAGCCAGGCAAATGGAGTGGCGAGGATTGTAGACACAACGACCAATGCAAAACTCGAGGTCAGCTTCGTCAGATTTCTTGGAATTCAATTCTTCTGGGGAGATTACTGGATCATCGGCCTTGATAGTGAGTATCGATATGCTATCGTCGGGACGCCCTCTCGAAAGTACGGCTGGATACTGAGTCGTACCCCCGCGCTTTCGGATGAAGACCAGAGGACCGCATTCGAAATTCTCAGATCTCAGGGATACAATCCGAGCGAATTCATAAAGACCGAACAGACAAGGTGA